In one window of Cheilinus undulatus linkage group 23, ASM1832078v1, whole genome shotgun sequence DNA:
- the si:dkey-159a18.1 gene encoding sortilin gives MIWRLVVLGGLCVFLLGAEGSSSSGRGGRTGTFHRTQQDGSRGKARSRPRRDASSTSRPSHGPLFTSCRIPLTPEEHKILDENTHETGFNGDDGSYVILTWVGDGTGVVLVLSTFSAPIDSFLDGGSSRLYRSTDYGKSFHDISDRINNTFIKEEFGVSVGPGSSVILTADIPVVDHPGGIIFTSTDAGATFKFIQLPFHLALPITYHFLNPDYLVALSIDGGLWLSLDFGAKWTKVHDGVHSFSWGAGINLFFSFSQTDAVDAEERGDLVLKRTTDLGKSFTIIHEDIFSFGYIGAFLFFSVMEDPRSPRVMYFSSDQGDTFSRALLPSASTEQFYSILDGDEEMLFMHVDNPGDTFFGTMYTSDDRGILFSKSLERHLFDGHRKSDFTNITSLRGVYLTNKLDEDGRIRSVISFNRGRTWRQLKKPDNVECGKQVKNCNLHIHGEHSRNNRIVPMLALSEPTAIGLVIAHGTVGDSLSSSQHPDVFVSSDGGYNWKGTLRGTHHYSILDSGGLIVAVEAQHEGQVKTIKFSTDEGQCWKSYNFTEQPFFFAGLASEPGTKAMNVSVWGFRPEEDDQPMWVTVTIDFQSLITRECNDQDYEEWLAHSTDEGDSERNGCVLGIKETYRRLKKQSVCRNGKGFVVNKKQSPCLCTREDYICDYGYYRHVNTSECVRQSSAPNKTLELCLNGEEDELLTAGYRKVPSDRCEGGFSPQLAMQTVIRPCSVKPSPGPPARSSSPITHFDTPRERLVLILVCAGAGVVVLIAIVSAILAVKRAVYRNRAPAYRFSNLQIQDDENNITTDFQSATSSNGTAGQQDSDEDLLQ, from the exons ATGATCTGGAGACTGGTGGTCTTGGGTGGGCTGTGCGTTTTTCTTCTGGGTGCTgagggcagcagcagcagtggaagAGGGGGGAGGACGGGGACTTTCCACCGGACTCAGCAGGATGGCAGCCGGGGTAAGGCGCGCTCACGTCCAAGGAGGGACGCCAGCAGCACCTCCAGGCCTTCTCACGGTCCTCTTTTCACCTCCTGCCGGATCCCCCTCACCCCCGAGGAGCACAAGATTCTGGATGAAAATACGCATGAG ACAGGGTTTAACGGTGATGATGGCTCTTATGTCATCCTTACATGGGTTGGTGATGGTACAGGA GTCGTCCTGGTTCTGTCAACATTCAGCGCTCCTATAGACTCTTTCCTAGATGGAGGCTCATCTCGGCTTTATCGGAG CACCGATTATGGAAAATCCTTCCATGACATCTCTGACCGGATCAACAACACCTTCATCAAGGAGGAGTTTGGGGTCAGCGTTGGTCCAGGAAGCTCT GTGATTCTGACAGCAGACATTCCAGTTGTAGACCACCCAGGTGGGATCATCTTCACTTCCACTGACGCAGGCGCCACCTTCAAGTTCATCCAGCTCCCTTTCCACCTGGCTCTGCCAATCACGTACCACTTCCTCAACCCGGATTACCTCGTGGCCCTGAGCATCGAT GGCGGTCTGTGGCTCTCTCTGGACTTTGGTGCCAAGTGGACAAAAGTACACGATGGAGTGCATTCTTTCTCATG GGGAGCTGGCATCAATTTGTTCTTCAGCTTCAGCCAAACAGATGCAG TTGATGCAGAAGAGCGGGGAGATTTAGTACTGAAGAGGACGACAGATCTGGGGAAATCTTTCACAATCATCCACGAGGACATCTTCAGCTTTGGCTACATAGGAGcgtttctcttcttctctgtcatGGAAGATCCA agATCCCCACGTGTCATGTACttctcatcagaccaaggaGACACATTCAGCCGAGCTCTGCTGCCTTCTGCCTCCACTGAGCAG ttttactccatccTGGACGGAGATGAAGAAATGCTCTTCATGCATGTGGACAACCCTGGAG ACACTTTCTTTGGCACCATGTACACGTCAGATGACCGCGGTATCTTGTTCTCCAAATCCCTGGAGCGCCACCTGTTTGACGGGCACAGGAAGAGCGACTTTACCAACATCACTTCTCTTAGAGGAGTCTACCTCACCAACAAACTAGATGAAG atggcCGCATCAGATCTGTCATTTCTTTCAACAGAGGACGAACATGGAGACAACTTAAAAAACCTGACAATGTGGAGTGTGGAAAGCAAGTAAAGAAT TGCAATCTTCATATTCATGGAGAGCACAGTCGCAACAACCGCATCGTTCCCATGCTAGCTCTGTCCGAACCCACTGCTATTGGTCTGGTGATCGCTCATG GTACTGTTGGTGACTCTTTGTCCTCATCGCAGCACCCAGACGTGTTTGTCTCCTCAGATGGGGGTTACAACTGGAAGGGGACACTGAGGGGCACCCACCACTACAGCATACTGGACTCTGGGGGTCTTATTGTGGCTGTAGAGGCCCAGCATGAAGGACAAGTCAAGACTATCAA GTTTTCCACAGATGAAGGCCAGTGCTGGAAGTCGTACAATTTCACAGAGCAACCGTTCTTCTTTGCGGGCCTGGCATCAGAGCCTGGGACGAAGGCCATGAATGTCAGCGTGTGGGGCTTCAGACCTGAAGAAGACGATCAGCCCATGTGGGTCACGGTCACCATCGATTTCCAAAGCCTCATTACAAGAGAGT GTAATGACCAGGACTATGAAGAGTGGCTGGCTCATTCTACAGATGAAGGAGACTCGGAGAGAAACGGCTGCGTGTTGGGTATCAAAGAGACGTACAGGAGACTGAAGAAACAATCTGTGTGCAGAAACGGTAAGGGCTTTGTAGTAAACAAGAAGCAAAGCCCCTGTTTGTGCACCAGAGAAGATTACATATG CGACTATGGCTACTATCGCCATGTGAACACCTCAGAATGTGTGAGACAATCAAGTGCCCCAAATAAAACCTTGGAGCTCTGTCTGAATGGAGAGGAGGACGAGCTTCTCACAGCGGG GTATCGTAAGGTCCCAAGTGATAGGTGCGAGGGGGGCTTCTCTCCTCAGCTCGCCATGCAGACGGTCATAAGACCCTGTAGTGTTAAACCCAGCCCTGGTCCACCTGCGAGGTCCTCATCTCCAATTACACATTTTGACACACCG cGAGAGCGACTGGTGTTGATCCTGGTGTGTGCAGGAGCAGGAGTGGTTGTCCTAATAGCTATCGTTTCAGCCATCCTCGCTGTCAAGAGGGCAGTGTACAGAAACAG GGCACCAGCATATCGTTTCTCCAACCTTCAGATTCAGGATGATGAAAACAACATCACAACAGATTTTCAGAGTGCCACCAGCAGTAACGGCACGGCTGGCCAGCAGGACTCAGATGAA GATCTTCTTCAATGA